The proteins below come from a single Crossiella sp. CA-258035 genomic window:
- a CDS encoding iron chelate uptake ABC transporter family permease subunit yields the protein MGRQLWVLAGGLALLAVAVVVSIGVGANPVAPGEVVRALVSYNGSSDHLIVWDIRVPRALLAIGVGAALATAGAVIQTLSRNPLAEPGILGVTAGAGFAITVGSALGLAAAQGEQLGLAMLGAVLAALVVYSVGHRSPLRLVLTGVALTAVLTGVSLGLRLMSPEVLDQYRFWSVGSLAGRERLSLALPMAAIGIALLGTLLLSRSLGAVTLGETVARALGVRVARVRLLALVLITVLVGAATAVAGPIIFVGLMVPHLARRLADGSVPWLLGHTMVLGPVLLLLADTLSRVLLVTGEVPVAIVTAFLGGPVLIWAVRRYGADSL from the coding sequence ATGGGGCGGCAGCTCTGGGTGCTGGCCGGTGGGCTGGCGCTGCTCGCGGTGGCCGTGGTGGTCAGCATCGGCGTCGGCGCCAACCCGGTCGCGCCCGGTGAGGTGGTGCGCGCGCTGGTGTCCTACAACGGATCCAGCGACCACCTGATCGTCTGGGACATCCGGGTGCCGCGCGCGCTGCTGGCCATCGGGGTGGGCGCGGCGCTGGCCACCGCGGGCGCGGTGATCCAGACCCTGTCCCGCAACCCGCTGGCCGAACCCGGCATCCTCGGCGTCACCGCGGGCGCGGGTTTCGCCATCACCGTCGGCTCCGCGCTGGGCCTGGCCGCCGCCCAGGGCGAGCAGCTCGGGCTGGCCATGCTCGGCGCGGTGCTGGCCGCGCTGGTGGTCTACTCGGTCGGGCACCGCTCGCCGCTGCGGCTGGTGCTCACCGGGGTGGCGCTGACCGCGGTGCTCACCGGCGTCTCCCTCGGCCTGCGGCTGATGTCGCCGGAAGTGCTGGACCAGTACCGGTTCTGGTCGGTCGGCTCGCTGGCCGGGCGGGAGCGGCTCTCCCTGGCGCTGCCCATGGCGGCCATCGGGATCGCGCTGCTGGGCACCCTGCTGCTGAGCCGTTCGCTCGGCGCGGTCACCCTCGGCGAGACGGTGGCGCGCGCGCTCGGCGTGCGGGTGGCCAGGGTCCGGCTGCTGGCGCTGGTGCTGATCACCGTGCTGGTCGGCGCGGCCACCGCGGTGGCCGGACCGATCATCTTCGTCGGGCTGATGGTGCCGCACCTGGCCCGGCGGCTGGCCGACGGCTCGGTCCCCTGGCTGCTCGGCCACACCATGGTGCTCGGCCCGGTGCTGCTGCTCCTCGCGGACACCCTGTCCCGGGTGCTGCTGGTCACCGGCGAGGTGCCGGTGGCCATCGTGACCGCCTTCCTGGGCGGCCCGGTGCTGATCTGGGCGGTCCGGCGCTACGGGGCGGACTCGTTGTGA
- a CDS encoding TioE family transcriptional regulator, whose product MRTLRPADLAREHGLSTQAVRNYERDGFLPPAERTASGYRIYTERHAAALRAYLALVGAYGHALGGQIMRTVHHGELNEVLLTIHRGHSQSLRDQETLAAVREAVAHLTGQPAAPPSPGPRSIGELAHQLGVTPATVRNWEQAGILTPARDPATGYRVYTAEDRRDAELAHLLRRGGYPLAHIATVVHQIRTAGGTDSLAGALEDWQRKLTAQGLAMLRAATQLSDYLGLAG is encoded by the coding sequence GTGAGAACCCTACGACCAGCCGACCTCGCGCGGGAGCACGGCCTGTCCACCCAGGCGGTGCGCAACTACGAGCGCGACGGCTTCCTGCCGCCGGCCGAGCGCACCGCCAGCGGCTACCGGATCTACACCGAGCGGCACGCCGCCGCGCTGCGCGCCTACCTAGCCCTGGTCGGCGCCTACGGGCACGCCCTCGGCGGCCAGATCATGCGCACGGTGCACCACGGCGAGCTCAACGAGGTGCTGCTGACAATCCACCGCGGTCACAGCCAGTCCCTGCGCGACCAGGAAACCCTGGCCGCGGTTCGCGAAGCGGTCGCCCACCTGACCGGGCAACCCGCCGCGCCGCCGTCACCGGGACCGCGCAGCATCGGCGAGCTGGCCCACCAGCTCGGCGTCACCCCGGCCACCGTGCGCAACTGGGAACAGGCCGGAATCCTCACTCCCGCACGGGATCCGGCCACCGGCTACCGGGTCTACACCGCCGAGGACCGCCGCGACGCCGAACTGGCCCACCTGCTCCGCCGCGGCGGCTACCCGCTCGCGCACATCGCCACCGTGGTCCACCAGATCCGCACCGCGGGCGGCACCGACTCCCTGGCCGGCGCGCTGGAAGACTGGCAGCGCAAGCTCACCGCGCAGGGCCTGGCCATGCTGCGCGCGGCCACCCAACTGAGCGACTACCTGGGATTGGCCGGATGA
- a CDS encoding erythromycin esterase family protein, with amino-acid sequence MSQDIRDFVTTAELVALGEPTHQEPAFGHLRNELFAQLAAHGFRSIALETCRVAALAVNDFVQEGVGTLDSVLAEGFTHNFGELAANRELVAWMREYNEGRPPADRLAFHGFDAAMETFSVPSPRRFLEHARDYLGLDLDFAGLLGADEQWSDTAAVMDPDQSPGATPEAARARVLADELLTMLDQCAPGLIAATSRAAWVRARVHLTAGLDLLRYHYLAAQQLESNERWGRLSATRDTFMARNILDIRGLEARRGGTLLGAHNLHLQTRQSHMAMGPLTISWLSAGAMVAALTQERYTFIAGSLGRSAKLGLGEPHPDTYEAELQERFATWGLTKAEAIAPAEVRSDMTPQQGYFPLDEFNLGGAAAVLHVSDGAAIGS; translated from the coding sequence ATGAGTCAGGACATTCGAGACTTCGTGACCACGGCCGAGCTGGTGGCGCTGGGCGAGCCGACCCACCAGGAACCGGCCTTCGGGCACCTGCGCAACGAGCTGTTCGCCCAGCTGGCCGCGCACGGCTTCCGCTCGATCGCGCTGGAGACCTGCCGGGTGGCCGCCCTCGCGGTCAACGACTTCGTCCAGGAGGGCGTCGGCACCCTCGATTCGGTGCTGGCGGAGGGCTTCACGCACAACTTCGGTGAGCTGGCGGCCAACCGGGAGCTGGTGGCCTGGATGCGCGAGTACAACGAGGGCAGGCCACCGGCGGACCGGCTGGCCTTCCACGGCTTCGACGCCGCGATGGAGACCTTCAGCGTGCCCAGCCCCCGGCGCTTCCTCGAACACGCCCGCGACTACCTGGGACTCGACCTCGACTTCGCCGGTCTGCTGGGCGCGGACGAGCAGTGGAGCGACACCGCGGCGGTGATGGACCCCGACCAGTCGCCGGGGGCCACCCCCGAGGCGGCGCGGGCGCGGGTGCTCGCCGACGAGCTGCTCACCATGCTCGACCAGTGCGCCCCGGGGTTGATCGCGGCGACCTCGCGGGCGGCGTGGGTGCGGGCGCGGGTCCACCTCACCGCCGGTCTGGACCTGTTGCGCTACCACTACCTGGCCGCGCAGCAGCTGGAGTCCAACGAGCGGTGGGGCCGGCTGAGCGCCACCAGGGACACCTTCATGGCGCGCAACATCCTGGACATCCGCGGCCTGGAGGCCCGGCGCGGCGGGACCCTGCTCGGCGCGCACAACCTGCACTTGCAGACCCGCCAGAGCCACATGGCGATGGGGCCGTTGACCATCTCCTGGCTGTCGGCCGGGGCGATGGTGGCCGCGCTGACCCAGGAGCGCTACACCTTCATCGCCGGGAGCCTGGGCCGCAGCGCGAAGCTCGGCCTCGGCGAGCCGCACCCGGACACCTACGAGGCCGAACTGCAGGAGCGGTTCGCCACCTGGGGCCTGACCAAGGCCGAGGCGATCGCACCGGCGGAGGTCCGCAGCGACATGACGCCGCAGCAGGGCTACTTCCCGCTGGATGAGTTCAACCTGGGCGGCGCCGCCGCGGTGCTGCACGTCAGCGACGGCGCCGCCATCGGGTCATAG
- a CDS encoding SDR family oxidoreductase has translation MAEDQYTQQDPRTQYPRPGQQQGQEQSHPGTGEAMGPQPDHGERTYRGSARLAGRKALITGGDSGIGRAVAIAFAREGADLLLSYLPEEEEDAQSTAELVREAGREAVCVPGDIQSEEHCQHLVARAVQEFGHIDVLVNNAAYQMSQDEGILGISTEQFDRVLKTNLYAMFWLCKATVPHMPPGGAIINTASIQASQPSAELLDYATTKGGIVTFTKALSNDLIEQGIRVNAVAPGPVWTPLIPATMPEEKVDSFGGNTPMGRAGQPAELAPAYVFFASQESSYITGEVLAVTGGKPLT, from the coding sequence ATGGCCGAGGACCAGTACACCCAGCAGGACCCGCGAACCCAGTACCCGCGCCCAGGACAGCAGCAGGGCCAGGAGCAGTCGCACCCCGGCACCGGCGAGGCCATGGGCCCACAACCCGACCACGGCGAGCGCACCTACCGCGGCAGCGCCCGCCTGGCCGGCCGCAAGGCGCTGATCACCGGCGGCGACTCCGGCATCGGCCGCGCGGTGGCCATCGCCTTCGCCCGCGAAGGGGCCGACCTGCTGCTGTCCTACCTGCCCGAGGAGGAAGAGGACGCGCAGAGCACGGCCGAGCTGGTGCGCGAGGCCGGTCGCGAGGCGGTGTGCGTGCCGGGGGACATCCAGTCCGAGGAGCACTGCCAGCACCTGGTCGCGCGGGCGGTGCAGGAGTTCGGTCACATCGACGTGCTGGTCAACAACGCCGCCTACCAGATGTCCCAGGACGAGGGCATCCTCGGCATCAGCACCGAGCAGTTCGACCGGGTGCTCAAGACCAACCTGTACGCGATGTTCTGGCTGTGCAAGGCCACCGTGCCGCACATGCCGCCCGGCGGCGCGATCATCAACACCGCCTCCATCCAGGCCTCCCAGCCCTCCGCCGAGCTGCTGGACTACGCCACCACCAAGGGCGGCATCGTCACCTTCACCAAGGCCCTGTCCAACGACCTGATCGAGCAGGGCATCCGGGTCAACGCGGTGGCCCCCGGTCCTGTTTGGACACCGCTGATCCCGGCCACCATGCCCGAGGAGAAGGTGGACTCCTTCGGTGGCAACACCCCGATGGGCCGCGCCGGCCAGCCCGCCGAGCTGGCCCCGGCCTACGTGTTCTTCGCCTCCCAGGAGTCCAGCTACATCACCGGCGAGGTGCTCGCGGTCACCGGCGGCAAACCGCTCACCTGA
- a CDS encoding iron chelate uptake ABC transporter family permease subunit, which yields MSGPVTFALPRGGKTLRVERRTLVVVLALVVAMLGLGLLGLCLGASWSSPAQVFAALAGTGDSIVVIRDWRLPRVLAALVFGAALGLAGAIFQNITRNPMGSPDVLGLDSGAYTGALFAITVLAGTSAQRAVSAVCGALLVAGLIYLLASRGGLSGLRLVVIGVAMNAMAAALNSWIVLRAELEVAIAAVGWHAGSLNGIGWPQVWLPFAVIAVLVAVLATQSHALQQHALGADLAATTGVGVSRLRLLVVLIGVGCTATVSAVAGPIVFIALAAPQIGRRLARSPGVPLLPAALTGAVLLLGADLLAQLLLAPVALPVGVLSSAIGGCYLIWLLTREVRRA from the coding sequence GTGAGCGGCCCGGTGACCTTCGCCCTGCCGCGCGGCGGGAAGACACTCCGGGTCGAGCGCCGGACGCTGGTGGTGGTGCTCGCGCTGGTGGTGGCGATGCTCGGACTCGGCCTGCTCGGGCTGTGCCTGGGCGCGTCCTGGTCCAGCCCGGCCCAGGTGTTCGCCGCGCTGGCCGGAACGGGCGATTCCATTGTGGTCATCAGGGATTGGCGGTTGCCGAGGGTGCTGGCGGCGCTGGTGTTCGGGGCCGCGCTCGGCCTGGCCGGGGCGATCTTCCAGAACATCACCCGCAACCCGATGGGCAGCCCGGACGTGCTCGGCCTGGACAGCGGCGCCTACACCGGCGCGCTGTTCGCGATCACCGTGCTGGCCGGCACCTCGGCGCAGCGCGCGGTGAGCGCGGTCTGCGGCGCGCTGCTGGTGGCCGGGCTGATCTACCTGCTGGCCAGCCGGGGCGGGCTGTCCGGGCTGCGGCTGGTGGTGATCGGCGTGGCGATGAACGCGATGGCGGCGGCGCTGAACTCCTGGATCGTGCTGCGCGCCGAACTGGAGGTCGCCATCGCCGCGGTCGGCTGGCACGCCGGTTCGCTCAACGGCATCGGCTGGCCGCAGGTGTGGCTGCCGTTCGCGGTGATCGCGGTGCTGGTCGCGGTGCTGGCCACCCAGTCGCATGCCTTGCAGCAGCACGCGTTGGGCGCGGACCTGGCGGCCACCACCGGCGTCGGGGTGTCCCGGCTGCGGCTGCTGGTGGTGCTCATCGGAGTGGGTTGCACGGCAACGGTGTCCGCGGTGGCCGGGCCGATCGTGTTCATCGCGCTGGCCGCCCCGCAGATCGGGCGCAGGCTGGCCCGCTCACCCGGCGTGCCGCTGCTGCCCGCCGCGCTGACCGGCGCGGTGCTGCTGCTCGGCGCGGACCTGCTCGCCCAACTGCTGCTGGCCCCGGTCGCGCTGCCGGTCGGCGTGCTCAGCAGCGCGATCGGCGGCTGCTACTTGATCTGGCTGCTCACCAGGGAGGTGAGGCGCGCGTGA
- a CDS encoding ABC transporter substrate-binding protein: protein MSARRPLRLLGALTLTLALAVTGCGSGESGKENAGGTRVVKADNGDITIPAKPQRVIATGYAVPALIEAGAPLVGISTWARGLPLMTPEDRKTYDGLKKVAGEQAKETNYEAIANAQPDLIVIGVPAPVLGDIDVARLKTVAPVVAIGPTVPSAWRELSRRQAEAAGVSAKFDDAKNKYDAKAAELKAKYQAVLPKLKLGHLGAYGEVAKGQFHHEFNGSWGTNIAQDIGANYYGEVKQKGSGSKAVAEYSSIEELTAAYAEADAITYSVKPDGSVPAPVQYVLDSELWKNLPAVKAGKTFPFRYTEAATYSSALTTLGAIDTAFAPLLAG, encoded by the coding sequence CGCCCCCTGCGCCTGCTCGGCGCGCTCACCCTCACCCTGGCGCTCGCGGTCACCGGCTGCGGCTCGGGCGAGTCCGGCAAGGAGAACGCCGGTGGCACCAGGGTGGTCAAGGCCGACAACGGCGACATCACCATCCCGGCCAAGCCGCAGCGGGTGATCGCCACCGGCTACGCGGTTCCCGCGCTGATCGAGGCGGGCGCGCCGCTGGTGGGCATCTCCACCTGGGCCCGCGGCCTGCCGCTGATGACGCCGGAGGACCGCAAGACCTACGACGGCCTGAAGAAGGTCGCCGGCGAGCAGGCCAAGGAGACCAACTACGAGGCCATCGCCAACGCCCAGCCCGACCTGATCGTGATCGGCGTGCCCGCCCCGGTGCTCGGCGACATCGACGTGGCCCGGCTCAAGACCGTGGCCCCGGTGGTCGCGATCGGCCCGACCGTGCCGTCGGCCTGGCGTGAGCTCTCCCGCCGCCAGGCCGAGGCGGCCGGTGTGTCGGCCAAGTTCGACGACGCCAAGAACAAGTACGACGCCAAGGCCGCCGAGCTGAAAGCCAAGTACCAGGCCGTGCTGCCCAAGCTCAAGCTCGGCCACCTCGGCGCCTACGGCGAGGTCGCCAAGGGCCAGTTCCACCACGAGTTCAACGGCTCCTGGGGCACCAACATCGCCCAGGACATCGGCGCGAACTACTACGGCGAGGTGAAGCAGAAGGGCAGCGGCTCCAAGGCCGTCGCCGAGTACTCCTCCATCGAGGAGCTGACCGCCGCCTACGCCGAGGCCGACGCGATCACCTACTCGGTCAAGCCGGACGGCTCGGTGCCCGCGCCGGTGCAGTACGTGCTGGACTCCGAGCTGTGGAAGAACCTGCCCGCGGTCAAGGCGGGCAAGACCTTCCCGTTCCGCTACACCGAGGCGGCCACCTACTCCTCGGCGCTGACCACCCTGGGCGCGATCGACACCGCGTTCGCCCCGCTGCTGGCCGGGTGA
- a CDS encoding YafY family protein produces the protein MADVLHRVLSLLAELQTGKAFTGEELAARLAVAPRTLRRDVDRLRSYGYPVQTQPGPGGYYRLAAGRAMPPLLLDDDEAIATLLGLATLAAVGQAGEGSVDDAATRAYGKVDQYLPKRLRPRAAALRASLETTATPAPSTSAETMSTLAEAIQHHHLVSFDYTRANGTASTRRVEPHRQLHLHLRWYLLAWDTDRADWRVFRIDRIAEPRDLGRTFAPRPLPADSGIDYVRQGMRRQRQRVVLTVQAPLEVVADAFKYQDVELSPLPEGTRAVLYLDSWQWLVQGLAFLDADFTIHEPAEFRQACQRFGARLR, from the coding sequence ATGGCGGATGTGTTGCACCGGGTGCTCTCGCTGCTGGCCGAACTCCAGACCGGCAAGGCGTTCACCGGCGAGGAGCTGGCGGCCCGGCTCGCGGTCGCCCCGCGCACGCTGCGCCGGGACGTGGACCGGCTGCGCAGCTACGGCTACCCGGTGCAGACCCAGCCGGGGCCGGGCGGCTACTACCGGCTGGCCGCCGGGCGGGCCATGCCGCCGCTGCTGCTGGACGACGACGAGGCCATCGCCACCCTGCTCGGCCTGGCCACGCTGGCCGCCGTCGGCCAGGCGGGCGAGGGCAGCGTGGACGACGCGGCCACCCGCGCCTACGGCAAGGTCGACCAGTACCTGCCCAAGCGGCTGCGGCCCCGCGCGGCGGCCCTGCGCGCCAGCCTGGAGACCACCGCCACGCCCGCGCCGAGCACCAGCGCGGAGACGATGAGCACGCTCGCCGAGGCCATCCAGCACCACCACCTGGTGTCCTTCGACTACACCCGCGCGAACGGAACCGCGAGCACCCGCCGGGTGGAGCCACACCGCCAGCTGCACCTGCACCTGCGCTGGTACCTGCTGGCCTGGGACACCGACCGGGCGGACTGGCGGGTCTTCCGCATCGACCGCATCGCCGAGCCGAGGGACCTCGGCCGGACCTTCGCGCCCCGGCCGCTGCCCGCCGACAGCGGGATCGACTACGTGCGCCAAGGCATGCGGCGGCAGCGGCAGCGCGTGGTGCTCACCGTGCAGGCCCCGCTGGAGGTGGTAGCGGACGCGTTCAAGTACCAGGACGTCGAGCTCAGCCCGCTCCCCGAGGGCACCAGAGCCGTGCTGTACCTGGATTCCTGGCAGTGGCTGGTGCAGGGCCTGGCGTTCCTGGACGCGGACTTCACCATCCACGAACCGGCGGAGTTCCGCCAGGCCTGCCAACGGTTCGGTGCGCGGCTCAGGTGA
- a CDS encoding ABC transporter ATP-binding protein — protein sequence MTARLHARELTLRYGERVVSTRLDLDIPDGKFTAIVGPNACGKSTLLRAFVRLLRPAGGAVRLDDREVGAYPAKALARSLGFLPQDPVTPENIKVRQLVARGRFPHQSLLSTWSTADDRAVAEAMAAAGVAELAERGVHELSGGQRQRVWVALVLAQQTPYLLLDEPTSFLDITHQYQLLTLLARLREEGRTIVAVLHDINQACRYADHLVAMKEGRVVAEGAPAEVVDSALLKEVFDLPSIVVPDPVTGTPMVVPTL from the coding sequence GTGACCGCACGCCTGCACGCACGGGAACTCACCCTTCGCTACGGCGAGCGGGTCGTCTCCACCCGGCTGGACCTGGACATCCCGGACGGGAAGTTCACCGCGATCGTGGGCCCCAACGCCTGCGGCAAGTCCACCCTGCTGCGCGCCTTCGTCCGGCTGCTCCGCCCGGCCGGGGGCGCGGTGCGCCTGGACGACCGCGAGGTGGGCGCCTACCCGGCCAAGGCGCTGGCCCGTTCACTCGGCTTCCTGCCGCAGGACCCGGTGACCCCGGAGAACATCAAGGTCCGCCAGCTGGTCGCCCGGGGCCGTTTCCCGCACCAGTCCCTGCTGTCCACCTGGTCCACAGCGGACGATCGGGCGGTGGCGGAAGCGATGGCCGCCGCCGGGGTGGCCGAGCTGGCCGAACGGGGAGTGCACGAGCTCTCCGGCGGCCAGCGGCAGCGGGTGTGGGTGGCCCTGGTGCTCGCCCAGCAGACGCCCTACCTGCTGCTGGACGAGCCCACGTCCTTCCTGGACATCACCCACCAGTACCAGCTGCTCACCCTGCTGGCCCGGCTGCGGGAGGAGGGCCGGACCATCGTGGCGGTGCTGCACGACATCAACCAGGCCTGCCGCTACGCCGACCACCTGGTGGCGATGAAGGAGGGCAGGGTGGTCGCCGAGGGCGCCCCGGCCGAGGTGGTGGACAGCGCGCTGCTCAAGGAGGTCTTCGACCTGCCCAGCATCGTGGTGCCGGACCCGGTGACCGGCACCCCGATGGTGGTCCCGACGCTATGA